The genomic DNA GATCAGGAGGGCAAGCTGCTGCCATACGGACAACTCCCTTTATACGGATGTCTCATCAAACTATGCACCCAGAGCGCACTCAATCTTCTcagagaagaagctgctgccactgctgctgtagaTGCTGTCTCAATTGATACCGATGTGTCAGCAGCCGGAGCGCAGACCGAACTGCTTGCTTTGACAGCTCTCAGAACCGAGATCATGAACCGATTACACACTTACGGCACGCAATTCAACATTCATCTCGAAGCACTATCACTATACGCACCGCCACCTGTGCTAGGATCTGCTCCATTTCTGGCCATGTGGGTTTTCCAGACGCTGACGTGTGTATGGATCATGGCTGCCATGGAGGAGCGATGTAATATGACAGATCCTGAAAACTTCCTGGCCGTTCGAACCAAACTCGCCCAAACGCTGGAAAACATCCGCGACGACAAAAGTATCTGTAAACGGACCACCATCCTGTTCAACGGAATCGACGTTCTGTCGCACCTCAAACTGGACGAGCACAACAAATACAACGTCATGATCCCCATACAGCTCCAAGAAGGCATCTCCTCAGTCTCCCGAGCATGGGACGACGAGCGCCAGCGCAtcagagaagaagaagaggccTGGAGCAACTTCCAACCCCTCCTTGACGACAACAAATTCTGGTCGACCCTCACCGCCCAAGCCGAATTCGACTACTCCATGGGCACGCTAGAGACGGACGACTGGTTCAAAGTCACGTAATCCGGGGtggggacctgcctccggcggctggggctccgccccagaccccgctgctcctctcgcttcgctcgagtcgggtgtcgGGGGTCCCGGCTTTGTTGGGGTATCGAGATATGTTCACAGAGGACGGCCTATTTAGCGTATTTTTAActtattttgatttcataATTGCATTTCCTGGATTGACCATGGTTTATCTTCGAGCTATCCGTTCGATGTTAGATATCAATAGCTACTGTATGAGCTGTTGATAGAAGAGGCTGGTATTCTGTAAATCGATTGAAATAATTTTCCATCAGGAAATATCATCGGACAACTTCGCACTCCTGGGacgtcgacgcccgactcgagcgaagcgagaggagcagcggggtctggggcggagccccagccgccggaggcagtcagaGGGATAGgttcatatatatacaattgaGATATAGTGAGAATGCAAGTTTTGGGGCCGACAGGGTTAGAACTGGTCGGCGcgtttgtttttctttttgacgACCTTGAACGCCGGGTTCCAGCCGTCGTTTTCGACGGGTTTGGGTGGTGCGGTCGCGTTGCGTTGGAGGACGTCGCTCCAGGTTTCGCCGGATTTCTCTTTGTCGGCGACATTGCGCTTTTTGAGGAACTCGTCGGCGAAACGGCGGCCGTCCATGGTGGACGAGTTGGAGTAGATGGTCTCGGCAATGATCTCTttcgagtcgggtgtcgCTGGAAGAGACAGGAGAATCGAAAGAAGCTCGGTTTGGTTGATTCCGGCGTTGAGATCTTGGAGTGCTCCTTTACACCATTGGAGGAACTCGTCAGAGGCAGTTAGAACTCTGGGGGCAGTaggaacaggagcagcagcgggtCGCAAGGTCGTGGAGGAGATGGCTCGCTTAAGAGGAGAAGAtcctccagcagcaatagaagcagcaacaccGGTAGTGGCTGGGGATGAGACTTTTCTTCCACCGGGTCCAACAGTGGTCCAGGCAGGAGCTCCAGTTGACGACAGACCAGTGGCCAAACTCGAACTAGTAGCAGAAGAGACACCAGGTCTAACAGAAGAAGGAGCACCGGGAGTCACGATTTCAGCATACTTTTTCCCAAATGGAAGCGATGCTGCAATGGGAGAAATAGTAGGTGTAGCACCAGAGGCTCCGGTAGGAACTCCAGTAGAAGCAGTGGTTCCGGCAATGGGCGAAGAAATGgtttgtgcttgtgcttgagcAAGAGCCTGAGCCTTCTTTTtggcggcagcagcagcagctaaCTCCTCTTCTCTTTGAATCTCAGCCAGGGTCTTCTTaggagaagcagcagagtTCATGGAACTGGCCCATTTAGCCCCAGATGGCAATATAGGGCCTGAGGTagaagatgatgagacACCACCAGCAAGTCTGGCAGCCAAAAGCTGTTGTTGGACAAGTTCTTGTTGTTTAGCAGTCTGTTTGGCACGCTCACTGGCTTCTAATTCTTGGATCTCCTTCAAGGAAAGTGCCTTGGGTTTAGTGTCTTTCTTGGCCCAAGGTGCTAGAGCAGGGGCTGCAGTAGCGGTAGGAGATGTAGTAGTTGACAAAGTGAGGGTGTGTCCATGACCAGTGCTACCAGTAGAGGCTAcagtagaagtagcagcatgGGTTGAGTTGGATCCAGAAGTTACAGGAGTGGACTCAACACTGGAAGTTGCAGTTTTAGTGGTTTGGTCAGcagaatcatcatcagtaGAAGCAGTGGGTTCAGAATGTTCTTGCTTATTGTTGGCCTTTTCAGCCctttcagcagcagcagcagcaactgcagcagcggcagcagatTGTAACTCGGCTTTagctttcttcttggctttcttgATCTCAGCTTTAGTGAGCTCTCGCTTGGATTCACTATTGTCTTCTGATTtagtagaagaagcaccGGTCGAGGTCTCTTCAGAAACAGGTTCAGCCTGAGTTTGAGCCTTAATATCGTCGTTCAGTGAAAGATTTTCAGCGttattgataatatcagcaacagaaCCTGAAGAACTGAGATCTCTCTGAACAGAATCAAGACCCTTCCAAAGAGATTGACCAAGTGGACCAGATGAAGGCTCCTGGACAGGACTTCCCACTGCACTGTTAGCTacactagcagcagtagcagcagctgcagaGGTGTCTTGAGATGAATGAGACAAAACAGGAGCCAATTGTGAGTGAAGAGGTTGATCTTGGAAGAAATTTGACTGAGAATGAGTGGCTGGTTGGTGAACTGGTTGAATAGGTTGTCCCCAAGGAGAAATAGGAGACATAGGACCAGGTGAGACGACTggagaaccagaagcacccCAGGCACTAGGGATTACAGGAGCAGCACCGCCAaattgttggtgttggttaggaagttgaagaggttgttgagcttgatggtgatgttgacggAATACATCTCTTTGAAGATCGTCAAAATAAGGGATTCCATGACCAAAAGGTGaaggttgttgctgttgttggccaAATGGAGGTGGTAATGATGGAGGAAGAACAGGAGGTAAAGGTACTCTAAAAGGTTCAGTGAAGTTGCCAATCTTGAGCTTGAAATCGTGAAGAGTGATATAATCAGTCTCACCAATTCGTTTAATCAATAAATCTTCTTTCAACCAGTTTCCAGTATACCAATCGTGCATCAACTTTCCAGAAAATGGACCCTGCTCAACTCCAGATGGGTCTTTATATACCCACTGAACGTTTTCAGGCAAAATAAGAGGAGGATTAGGTTGAGGAGATGGGATGCCAGGAGGTGGGGTGGCAGCCATAGCAGCATTGGATAACGGAGTACCAACACGCTTAATAGGAGAACTGAAAAAGTCCGAGGCAGTACTCCcgccagcaacagcacTGGCAGTAGGAGTGGATCCTGGTTTCGAAATTCCCAGAAGATTAGTACCACTTCCAATACGACTTAAAGCGGTATCAGAAGGATGACTCGACAGGTCATTGCGAGCGGATGAAGGAGTGATGGAAAAGTTTCCAAAAGGACTCCAGCTGTCACTGGCAATTGAAGCAGGGAGGATATTTGATGCAATAGAGGTGGTTGGAGCTGGTGCTTGAGGCTGGTTCTGAGCCACTTGTCCACCGGAATCGGATCGAGCACCAGAGGATACAAGAGAACTGAAGAAAGCGTCGTCAGCAACTTTCGAACTAGCACTATTGATAGTATCCATGAGTCTGCTGCCgttaccagtaccaccagaTCTGAGTCCAGTctcagtagtagcagcaccaccagcaccagtaacAGATGTTAAGCTGACTCCACCAGATTTACGACCGATATCATCTACAGtagtaccagtaccagtaccagtaccagaaccCTGAGAACTTCCATGACCAGTACCATGAGATGAACCGTGAACATGAGCGTTTCTGTCGTCGCCATCGCGATAAGGCCGCTGCTTGGGAGGAGTATCATAGTTCACCGGCATATTAGTCATATTGGAATAGTACAAATCATTGGGGTTTTTGTATCGACCAAATGGAGTAAACAGTTTAGATCCTCCGCCAactccaccaccattgttgttgttattattagtGTTATTATTTCCATGATGATATCGATTATGATAGCCTCGCTGTTGACCATTATTGCCAATATTAGTGTTGAAACTGGTATTAGTAGTGATAGTATTAGCAGagccagagccagaagcaggagcagatgCTGGATCCGAGTTTTCAGTCAATTCAGTCACAGCGATCCGTTTTGATTCTCGAAACTCTTTCGAGTTCTTGATCCTGTCCCAGATGGCTAGCATCTCTTTCGACGAGTATTTTTTCGCACCAGCATTCGCACGTAGCACCACTGGCTCTGATTTGGGACCATTCGAGCTGCtaccagatccagaagctccagcagctccagcagcagagtCACTAGCACCTGCTGTAACACCTTGAACCGAATCTTCTAACGAAACAGCGACTCTAGTACCACCAACCTTGTATGGAACAGAACCAGCTAACCCAGACCCGGTGATGGCACCAAGTCCTGTTACTGGTGAACTGATATTTCCAGTACTGAGTCCACTATTCGCATGAGtattagtagtagtagcagtagtagtagaagtcGAACCGACTCTTTTTCCAGATAAACTGGACTGACTCGTAGCATCCGAGTCGTCACCAGAACTGGATTTCCGCATTCCAAACAGGCCAGacccaccagcagcagcactaaTAGCGAATACACcgccaccagcagcactgttgttgatatctGAAATGCCACTGGCACCTGAATTCcttccagctccagcaccagaagcagcaccagcagaaccagaagcagtagcagaaccagcagaagaagtTACCGAGGGGCTGACATTAGTCCCAGAAGTCTTTCTTTTCAGAGCAGAcgcggcagcagcaaacGATGGGCCACTCGCCGAGCTGGCACCTGCTAACCCTggtccagcagcagccacacCTCCtccattgctgctgttactaCTACCACTTGCGATGCTATTAGCACTACTGGCCGCACCAGCGGCGATTCCCGACCATGGAAGCTTGACTTTTTCAGGCCCATTCGGCGAGTTATTATTCCCATTAGCGGTTTTATCGTCCTTCAGGACCTTAGAAGACCCCGACTTCAGACGAGTCCTGATCCCCGTTAGTTCCACGAACaggcgtgcctccggcggctggggctgtgccccagaccccccggctcctctcgcttcgctcgagtcgattccGTCGACAAACCccaccaactcctgcgaagcaggagcaaccagggtctggggcggagccccagccgccggaggcagacctccCCCTGAGGATGATCTGGCCACCAGCGGAGCCAAACAGCATTGGCTGGATACGTACCATTCGGGTCCGAGTGACAGAGCGGACGATTTGGACATTGTTTTTCGGTTGCGGTGCGTATGGGGTGGTGAAGAAGggagagcagcagcaacagcagcgaATGACGTCGACAGTCGGTGGTTCGTTCGTTGGTCGAGGGTGAGTCAATGCGTATTAGGATCCGCTTTTAGGCCAGGCAGATCGGTCGAATGTGTTCACAAGGGTCGTTACAGTTGATTTCAGATGAGGTTGAGCCGGGTTCAGGTCGGGTGTTGCAGTCGACACTGGGTGTAGTTTGGCGTATGGTTAATATCGGGTTCTGATTTCTGAAAAAATCGTCGTAGCTTTTCCGGAGTAGTTTGGCGACCGTTCAACATTTTTTTAGCTGCCTGCAGCGTGCATGTCACCTGACCCCTCTCCAGTTGGGACTTCTGGCGGGGGATGGggtggggtgggggtgtgcctccggcggctggggctccgccccagaccctggttgctcctgcttcgcaggagttggagGGGGGTGTGGGGTTCatggggggagggggggaggaggagaaggagaaggGGGGagtcgactcgagcggagcgagaggagccacggggtctggggcagagccccagccgccggaggcacggcGTGCACCCCCTGAGTCAGCCGCACGGGTGGTGCATGGcgctggtggtgaagtgAGGGAGCGATCTGAGGTCGCCAGTGAACAGAGCTGACGAAAGATTGATAGAAGGACAGCCATTCCAGGTGGCGAGTCAATTGAAGTATGGGCAATGGAGACGAGACGAGAGCAGCAGACGAGGCGGCTCTGGTTGATACAGAGATCAGTGCGGTCGAGAGTGTAGAACAGAATGGGTCCGAGATCCAGCTGGAGCATGAGCATGAGCATCAGCATGAACATGAGCATGAGCATGAAATCAATAACAGCTTTGAAAAGGCTGGATCGGTGAAAGAAATTGAGAATGGAGACACGACAGAAATGAGAACACGAAAACGACGACTGaacgaagaaaaaaatgacgacgatgaaaaCGAGACGATACATACGAACGGCAGTGTGCCTGGCacgtcgacgcccgactcgagcgaagcgagaggagccgtggggtctggggcgaagccccagccaccggaggtACGTAGGCACCCCAGCAATAGCCAGTCGaaaatagaagaagaacaaaaagaagaagaagaagaagaggagggGGTATGGCCGGTGCGGCCAGTGAGACAGGTGCAGGAACCGTCGAGTTCGATGTTGTATCTGGATACAGTGGACAGGTCGCGGTTGGATTTCGATTTCGAGAAGATCTGTTCGGTTTCGCTGTCGGTGGTGAATGTGTATGCTTGTTTGTGTTGTGGGAAGTATTTTCAGGGCCGTGGTAAGAGTTCGTATGCGTTTGTGCACAGTGTGGATGTCGACCATCATGTGTTTATAAATCTGCAGACTCTGAAGATATATGTGTTGCCAGAGGGTTACGAGGTTAAAACGACGGCTCTGGATGATATTAAATATGTGATAGACCCGTGGTATACGGCAGATGAGATTAAGAGTCTGGATACAGTGGCTCTGAACAGCTCGTTTGACCTCACTCATAAGCAGTATTATCCGGGTTATATTGGCATTAACAATATTAAAGCAAATGATTATGCGAATGTGGTGATCCAGATCTTAAGTCATGTTAGTCCGGTTCGAGACTTTTTCCTTACTCTTGGTCAGGGTCGTGCGACGGGCAGTAGTCAGAGTAATGGATCATCAGCGAGTATAAGTATGGCGAATAGTATGGCGAATAGTACGAATGGAACTAGTCAGGCAGGGTCATCCGAGCTGGCAAGTAGACTGTCGACTCTGATTCGCAAGATTTGGAATCCTCGTGCGTTTAGAGCACATGTATCACCTCATGAACTGCTCCAGAGCGTGTCATCAGCGTCTAAAAAGCAGTTCACATCGACGCAGCAGTCAGATCcgtttttatttttcacctGGCTTCTCAACCGACTGACCGCTGAACTGACAGTCGGACCAACTAATACCCGTTTTAGTCGTGACAGCAGTCCTGGAACACCCACTGCAGCTATCACTACAGCAGtatccaccaccaccacaaaAGACCAACAACCAGTTAAAAAGAAACTCAAACCTACATCAACTCGCTCTAGCAAACCCATTAAACCACGAGGAATCATTCAAAAGACGTTCCAAGGCACTCTGTTAGtagaacagcagcaacttcCACGAACACTGCCATCTGGAGCATCCGCCGACACATTCCTACCAAACGAGCCAATAAAAACAACTGAAACCCCATTTTTATGTCTGACATTAGACCTGCCACCCATTCCCCTGTTCAAAGAAAGCACTCAAGACGGAGCTCCTGTGATCCCGCAAGTGACGCTGAAATCACTGCTAAACAAATACAACGGCACCACTGTAACCACTGACGAGATCACTAAAACAATGAAAAAGTATAAACTCACCAGAGTGCCCGAGTTTCTCGTCTTGCGAATCAAACGGATCACCCGCAATCTCCTTGGCGACGCCGACGAACGCAATCCCACCGTCGTCAGCTTCTCACCAACAAACCTCGATATGGCCCCCTACCTCACATCCTCTTCTACCACATCCCCCTCCTCCACACGATACAACCTCATAGCCAACGTCGTGTGCGAATGGGACGGAAACACACCCCGCTGGAAAATCCAGCTCCTCGACAAATCGCGCGACCGCTGGCTTCAAATCGAAAACCTGCTCGTCGAGCCCATCCAGCGCgagctcctcttcctcagcGAGTCCCACCTCCAAATCTGGCAGCGCCAGTCTCCCCTGTAAATACACCTCTTCCCCTGTAAACCCGGAttggggtctgcctccggcggccgggcgctgcccggacccgttgtgctcgcttcgcgagcgatAAAACGCTTGgatgggggtctgcctccggcggccgggcgctgcccggacccgtttgtgctcgcttcgcgagcgactgGGGGCGACCAGAATGTCCAAAACCGGGTTGTGACTTGACTCTGGGATTATTCTCTTGTTAATTTTACTCCTATGAAGCTTGCGTTTATGCTGGTGAGAACAACATCAGCCCGTCTGGAAACCAGCTCAGTAAGCTCACGAATGGACCGGGCTGTAGAAGTCCATAACAGAGTCCGTGAATACAAGAAAATGGCAAGTGGAATCTTTGATCTATTATTTTCGTGAAACGAGAGACAGGAGCCTTCTGAAAACTGAGTCTTCCCGTGGACTCGAGCAGTTGTACTAGCTTAGTGAGCGACTGGGACCACCAGAATCTTCAGGAAACAGAATTAAAAGCTCTATTCAGTCCCCCAttcgctcgcgaagcgagcacaacgggtccgggcagcgcccggccgccggaggcaggccccgATCCAGGTTTCAGGCacagctcgcgaagcgagcacaacgggtccgggcagcgcccggccgccggaggcagaaaaCACGACCCAGTGAACTCCCCCAGGCAACAACAGTCTAGCAATAATTTATTCGTGACAAGCAAATGAATTTTACACATTCATGCGTTTTTCGAGCTCCGAGTGGAAATCGAGAGTGGACTCGGGTCCGGTGTACACCTCATCCCAGTCGACAGCGTCGTCTCTGCCCTCGAGAATGTCGAGATGCAATGGTCGTGACGGGCCAGTGACGATTTTGGGCAGAACAGAAGTATCTTTAACAATTTGCAACTCCATAGCCCGACGAATGGGCTCGCCAGCTCCGTATGTTCGTCTGTACCCGTCGAGCTTGAACTCGAGCTGGGTCTCATTCCATTTCTCAAGTCGGCTTTGTAAAGGATGGTTTCCGTTcatctcagcagcaatggaCCGCATATTTTGTTCTCGGATGGAATCGTGTAAACCAGGAGCACTTGGAGCTCCGGTTCCATATCCCTTCACAGTAGACACCGCCGAAGCAGCAGTGTTCTCAGGCACAAATCGTGACTACATCGTCAGTTAGCACTCCAAACCACCCACCAACCAACTCAATTCTACCACCCACACCCCAAAAACCTTCCAAAACCCCCAACTCACCATTTTCTCGCTAATATTATCTTCAAAAActgtataaatatcaaaccAGATCTGTCAGCTGTAAACATCCAGTGGCGGCTTCACCACTCACTGCACGGCTGACACTCACCCAAAAAGTACCTGTTATAGCactgggggtctgcctccggcggctggggctccgccccagaccctggttgctcctgcttcgcaggagattgctaggaccgtggGGGCGGAGGGGAGAAGGGGgatccgactcgagcgtagcgagaggagccagggggtctggagcgcagccccagccgccggaggcaggcagggGACCCTGGCGGGGACCCTTGCAGGAGAAAGGGTGCAGGGGAATGAAGGCACGGCTAAGAATTTATGCCGAAGATGCAAGTGGGGAGAGCGAGATATGAGTTGCCAATAGCGGACTGCTGATaagagaagagagaaagagaaagaaataaagaaagagagaaagagagaaagagacTATGATTCAGATGTCGCGGAATGTCGCTGAGGTGAACCGGCGGGTGGTGGCTCGCACGGTTTGGCAAAGTGGTCGGGGAGTGGCGGTTCGGCAGTTGTCGTCGGCGTCGGCGTCCAATATTCTGAAACGCAAGCCTGGTTGGCGACTGCTGACAGCGTCGACGGCGGTTCTTCTGGCAAGTTCGTACTTCACAGGACGTAGTTTAATGTCGAATCCTCGGGTCGCTAACGACTCTCCGGGACCAGGAGGTCCGGGAATTACTGGTCCGTCACAGGCAGCGGGTCCGGTACGACTGGCATCGAATTCAGCTAAACAGAGCATTTCCATGCTTACTCCAGCTCAGGTGTCCAGTAGACTTCGTGAGAATGAAGAAAGTTATTTGGTAGACAGAGGTAAAGGCGTTTTACGCTACGATGTGGCTCAATTACCAAGTAACAACCCAATTGAAGACGATAGGTCAGAACGAGTAGTCCAGGTGCCATTGATTGTTGAACCTTCAGGGTCGACTTCTAGTGGATCTAACAGTAACAGTGGATCTGGTAATGGTGTCAGCGAGAAAAGTGAGGTTGCCAGTGGTGGAGAAACCGGTGAAAATGGCGAGACCATGGTGTCCAGCGACTGGATGTTTTGGGGGGTCTATGATGGCCACAGCGGATGGACTACCAGTGCGTTTTTGCGAGACCATTTGGTAGCATATGTTCTTAATGAACTGGATAAAGTGTATGAAAAGTCGTCACCAAACTCCATGTACCGATTAGTGCCCTCTCCAGAAGTGATTGACGAGGCCATTCAACAGGGGTTCCTAGCTCTGGATGACGAGATTGTCAATAAACGAGTAGCTCGACTTCTCGAGTCGTCAGGCAGTTCAAAAGCCAGTGCTACTGAACTAATTGCTCCGGCACTGTCAGGTTCATGTGGTTTACTGGCTTTCTATGATACCTTTTCGAAGAATCTACGAGTAGCAGTGACTGGAGATTCTCGAGCAGTGCTGGGGTCTCGAGATAGTTACGGAAACTGGACAGCTACTGCACTCAGTACGGATCAAACTGGAAGTAATATCGACGAAGCCAACAGAGTACGATCTGAGCATCCTGGCGAGGAAAACACTGCTATTCGAAACGGACGAGTGCTCGGTTCACtcgaaccgactcgagcatTTGGCGATGCAAGATATAAATGGGCTCGAGATATTCAACATAAAATAGCCCAGCGATTTTTTGGCAGACGAATCCCATCAGAACTGAAAACTCCTCCTTACGTAACCGCCAAACCAGTCGTCACCACCACAAAAGTGAATCCCGAGAACGGCGATTTCCTCGTCATGGGATCCGACGGAGTTTTTGAAATGTTATCTAACGAAGAAGTGGTTTCACTGGTAGTTCAATGGTTAAAAGCCAAACGACCCGAGTACCTTGAAACGACGTTGAAATCGTCACAATCCGATGGAtctggtttgttttctaAACTGTTTGGGTCCGGAAAAAGGTCGGATCGCGATGACGGCGCGCTTGTCGAGGATATTTCCAGTAACAAAGAAGCACAAAAACAGCCCATTCGCCGACGAAACGGAGTCCCCGTCCGATTCACAGTCCAAGACGACAACGCCGCAACCCATATCATCCGGAACGCGCTTGGTGGCGCCGACCAAGACCAGGTGTCGATGCTGGTCAGTATCCCTTCCCCCCTGGCCCGCAACTACCGCGACGACCTCACCGTCAccgtcgtcttcttcggcCACGACTCGACACCCTCCAACGACGCCGGCTCCATCAAAGTCAACCAAGCCGGCACCCGCAACGGCATCCGGGCCCGTTCTAGACTCTAAATCCCCCATAGAACTCACTGTTTATGCCCCtcctgtgcctccggcggctggggctctgccccagaccccgtggctcctgcttcgcaggagagtcccctcgctgcctccggcggctggggctccgccccagaccccgtagctcctgcttcgcaggagaataaCAGCCTCGACGGGCcctcgacgcccgactcgagcgaagcgagaggagcagcggggtctggggcggagccccagccgccggaggcagtgtgGTCTCGTAGAAAATCACGGTTGATTGGTTACAAGTGCGATTTGAGGGTCTGGCTGGCAGACCATTTGGCGCCGGGGGCCACGGTTTGGTATTTG from Sugiyamaella lignohabitans strain CBS 10342 chromosome D, complete sequence includes the following:
- the UMP1 gene encoding Ump1p (Chaperone required for correct maturation of the 20S proteasome; short-lived chaperone; may inhibit premature dimerization of proteasome half-mers; degraded by proteasome upon completion of its assembly; GO_component: GO:0005737 - cytoplasm [Evidence IDA] [PMID 11922673]; GO_component: GO:0005634 - nucleus [Evidence IDA] [PMID 11922673]; GO_component: GO:0000502 - proteasome complex [Evidence IEA]; GO_function: GO:0003674 - molecular_function [Evidence ND]; GO_process: GO:0006974 - cellular response to DNA damage stimulus [Evidence IDA] [PMID 10975253]; GO_process: GO:0043248 - proteasome assembly [Evidence IGI] [PMID 17431397]; GO_process: GO:0043248 - proteasome assembly [Evidence IMP] [PMID 9491890]; GO_process: GO:0006511 - ubiquitin-dependent protein catabolic process [Evidence IMP] [PMID 9491890]); translated protein: MRSIAAEMNGNHPLQSRLEKWNETQLEFKLDGYRRTYGAGEPIRRAMELQIVKDTSVLPKIVTGPSRPLHLDILEGRDDAVDWDEVYTGPESTLDFHSELEKRMNV
- the SAD1 gene encoding Sad1p (Conserved zinc-finger domain protein involved in pre-mRNA splicing; critical for splicing of nearly all intron-containing genes; required for assembly of U4 snRNA into the U4/U6 particle; GO_component: GO:0005634 - nucleus [Evidence IEA,IEA]; GO_component: GO:0005634 - nucleus [Evidence IDA] [PMID 10022888]; GO_component: GO:0030529 - ribonucleoprotein complex [Evidence IEA]; GO_component: GO:0005681 - spliceosomal complex [Evidence IEA]; GO_function: GO:0046872 - metal ion binding [Evidence IEA]; GO_function: GO:0003674 - molecular_function [Evidence ND]; GO_function: GO:0008270 - zinc ion binding [Evidence IEA]; GO_process: GO:0008380 - RNA splicing [Evidence IEA]; GO_process: GO:0006397 - mRNA processing [Evidence IEA]; GO_process: GO:0000398 - mRNA splicing, via spliceosome [Evidence IDA] [PMID 10022888]; GO_process: GO:0000245 - spliceosomal complex assembly [Evidence IDA] [PMID 24681967]; GO_process: GO:0006511 - ubiquitin-dependent protein catabolic process [Evidence IEA]) codes for the protein MGNGDETRAADEAALVDTEISAVESVEQNGSEIQLEHEHEHQHEHEHEHEINNSFEKAGSVKEIENGDTTEMRTRKRRLNEEKNDDDENETIHTNGSVPGTSTPDSSEARGAVGSGAKPQPPEVRRHPSNSQSKIEEEQKEEEEEEEGVWPVRPVRQVQEPSSSMLYLDTVDRSRLDFDFEKICSVSLSVVNVYACLCCGKYFQGRGKSSYAFVHSVDVDHHVFINLQTLKIYVLPEGYEVKTTALDDIKYVIDPWYTADEIKSLDTVALNSSFDLTHKQYYPGYIGINNIKANDYANVVIQILSHVSPVRDFFLTLGQGRATGSSQSNGSSASISMANSMANSTNGTSQAGSSELASRLSTLIRKIWNPRAFRAHVSPHELLQSVSSASKKQFTSTQQSDPFLFFTWLLNRLTAELTVGPTNTRFSRDSSPGTPTAAITTAVSTTTTKDQQPVKKKLKPTSTRSSKPIKPRGIIQKTFQGTLLVEQQQLPRTLPSGASADTFLPNEPIKTTETPFLCLTLDLPPIPLFKESTQDGAPVIPQVTLKSLLNKYNGTTVTTDEITKTMKKYKLTRVPEFLVLRIKRITRNLLGDADERNPTVVSFSPTNLDMAPYLTSSSTTSPSSTRYNLIANVVCEWDGNTPRWKIQLLDKSRDRWLQIENLLVEPIQRELLFLSESHLQIWQRQSPL